CGTATACCCGGACCTTAGCCACTTCGCTCCTTCTAGGTCCGGGTTGTCCACCGGACCGTCGCTACTTCATGGGCGTACTCATCGCGTACTCATCGAGTGCTCATCGCAATCTCGACCTACTTCCGACTCGCGAGGTACCTGACCGCACGGTTTTCCGTGCGCTGTGCGTTCGTGCTGTGCGTTATTGCATGGGCGGCTTCAACCGGCGCCCCGTTCGAGGAACCGACGCAACTCCGTCGAATCGAACGGTCCCCGGCCCCGAAAGGCCCGGGGGAACGCCCGGCGGCGAACCGCCAGGTCGAGGCAGACCAATGTGGGGTGCACGTACGCACCCCGGCCGGGCAGCGTACCGCGAGGATCGGGGGCACACTCACCCTCGATCGCCACGATGCGCAGCAAATCGCCCTTGGCCGCTCGCTCCCGGCATCCCAGACAGGTGCGCTCAGGGCATGCCCGGGCATGCGTCCGGCCAGACACTGCTTAAGTCTACCTCCCCGCACCGACCCGACCCCGATGGGGTAAAGGCCGGAGCGCTGCTCAGAATTCCCGGTCGGGCGCCGCGACACCACCGATTTTCCGGAGTGCGCGACGCCCGTCGATCACTGTGGGTGATCTAGTCCTGCGGTGAGTGCTCGGTGTCCGGGCGGATGTCGATCCGCCAGCCCGTGAGGCGGGCGGCGAGCCGGGCGTTCTGCCCTTCCTTGCCGATGGCCAGTGACAGCTGGTAATCGGGGACGGTGACCCGGGCGGACCGCGCCGCCAGGTCCACGACCTCGACCTTGCTGACCCGGGCCGGCGACAGCGCGTTGGCGACCAGCTCGGCCGGGTCGTCCGACCAGTCCACGATGTCGATCTTCTCGCCGTGCAGCTCGGCCATCACCGCGCGCACCCGGCCGCCCATCGGGCCGATGCACGCGCCCTTGGGGTTGAGCCCCGAACGGGTGGACCGCACGGCGATCTTCGTACGGTGCCCGGCCTCGCGGGCGATGGCCGCGATCTCCACCGACCCGTCCGCGATCTCCGGCACCTCCATGGCGAACAGCTTCTTCACCAGATTGGGATGTGTCCGCGACAGCGTCACGGACGGCCCGCGGACGCCCTTGACCACCCGGACGACGTACGACCGCAGCCGCGTGCCGTGGGCGTAGTCCTCGCCGGGAACCTGCTCCTGCACCGGCAGGATCGCTTCCAGGCGGCCGATGTCGACCAGGACGTTCTTGGGGTCCTTGCCCTGCTGGACGACGCCGGTGACGACATCGCCCTCCCGTCCGGCGTACTCGCCGAACGTGATCTCCTCCTCGGCGTCCCGCAGCCGCTGCAGGATGACCTGCTTGGCGGTGGTCGCCGCGATCCGGCCGAAGCCCGAGGGGGTGTCGTCGAACTCGCGCGGCTCGGCGCCCTCCTCCAGGTCCTCCGGGTCCTCCTTGGCCCACACCGTCACATGACCGGTGCTGCGGTCCAGCTCCACCCGCGCCCGACGGCGGCTGCCCTCGGTGCGGTGGTAAGCGATGAGGAGGGCCGACTCGATCGCCTCGACCAGCAGGTCGAACGAGATCTCCTTCTCCCGCACCAGCCCCCGCAGGGCACTCATGTCGATGTCCACGGCTACGCCTCCTCCTTGTTCTCGTCGATCTTCTCGTCGTGCTGCGCGTCGCGCTTGTCGGACTTGCGGTTGAACTCCAGCTCGACACGCGCCTTGGCGATCTCGTCGAAGGAGACCCGGCGGGCGGTCGGCTTGCGGCCCTTCACACCCGGCACCTCGAGGTCCAGTCCGTCCTCGTCGACGGCGATGATCCGGGCGACCAGCTCTCCGGACCCTGCTGCGTCGGTCAGTTGGGCCTTGATGAGGCGGCCGACGGCGCGGCGGTAGTGCCGCAGCTCGGTCAGCGGCCGGTCGGCGCCCGGGGAGGTCACTTCGAGGGTGTAGGGCGCGCCGCCCATCACCTCGGTGTCGTCCAGGACCTGCGACGCCTCGCGGCTCAGCTCGGCGCACTCGTCCAGCTGGACGCCCTCGTCGGAATCGACCACGATCCTCAGCACCCGCCGCTTTCCCGCCGGTGTCACCTCGATCTCTTCCAGATCCAGGTCTCGCGCGGCGACGAGCGGTTCAAGCAGTCCGCGCAGCCTCTCGCTCTGGGTGGTGCTCATCCGGGTGACTCCTCGGCCGCGTGTGCTGTTGTGGGTAGGTCGCGTGTCGGGTCAAAGCCTATCGGTTCCGGCGGGGTACTGACGATTCGGTGGGTGGTCACGGATACTCTCGCCTGCGGTGATCACTACGAAAGACCCCGGGAAGTGCAACGTGCCGAAAGTGGCGCTCTCACGCAGAAGGACCCTGCTGGCCGGCGCCGCCCTCGGGGGCGCGGCGCTGCTCACCGGATGCTCCTCGAACGACGGCCCCGACCGGGGCGAGGACTCCTCCGCCGCCGAACGACTGCGCGAGCGCTCCGCCCGCGACAGCACGGCCCTGCTGGCGCGCTACGACGCGACGCTGGCCGCCCACCCCGCGCTGGCGGAACGGCTGCGCCCGCTGCGCTCCGAAGTCGCCCGGCACGCCCGGGCGTTCACCGAGCACCGTGCCGCCCCGTCCCCCAGCGGCTCCCCCGCCAAGGGCCGGGCGCACGAGGCCGCCACGCCCGCCGTGCCGCACGACGAGAAGGCCGCCCGGAGCGCGCTGGCCGAGGCGGAGCGCAAGCTCGCCGACGTCCGGACCCAGGAACTGCTCGCCGCGCCGCCGGAGCTGGCCCGGCTGCTCGCCTCGGTGGCCGCGGCCGGCGCGGCCCACGCGTACCTGCTCGCCGAACCGGCCGGGTGACGTCCGCCGGACGACGGCACCCGGCACGGCACGACGCACGGCACCGACCAGCGAAGGGGCGCACCCATGAGCACGCAAACGGCTCACCAGGCGATGAAGAAGCGGGACGACGCGGAGGACGCGGACGGCACGGACGAGATGACGGCGGTACAGGCGGCACTGGCCGCCGAGCACGCCGCGGTCTACGGGTACGGCGTGGTCGGTGGCCGGATCTCCGCCGGCCGGCGCGCGGAGGCGCTGGCGGCGTACGACGCGCATCGCGCGCGCCGGGACGCGCTGCACCGGGAGGTGCGCGACCTGGGCGGCACCCCCCAGGCCGCGGCCGCCGCGTACGAGCTGCCGTTCCCGGTTCCGGACGCGGCCGCCGCGGTCCGGCTGGCGGCGGAGCTGGAGGACCGGCTGGCGGCCGTCTACGCCGACCTCGTACGGGCCGGCGGCCGGGCGCGGCGGCGGGAGGCGGCCGGCGCGCTGCGGGAGGCCGCGGTGCGGGCGGTGCGCTGGCGCGGCAGCGGCGTAGCCTTCCCTGGGCTCGTGGAGCGGGCCGCGGCGGCCGCTCCGGCCGGCTCCGAGGACGCTTCCGCGGGCGCACTCTGACCGACCGCCGGGGGCCTTCGCCCAGGACGACGTGGTGGGCGGGCGCGGGATCGCGCGTCCGCCGCACTTGAAGGGACAGCTCGACCATGGCAACGGCACCCATCGAACCGCCGCAGCGGTTGGTGAGTTCGCTGAGCAGCGATCCGGACAGCGCCGCACAGGAGTGGCTGCGGGCACTGCCGACGCTGGTTCAGCAGCGCCTGGACGCCTGGGAGCTGACGCTGGAGCGGGTGCACGCGCCCGGTGGCCGCAGCAGCCTGGTCGCGCTCGTGCGGCAGCAGGACGGCACCCCGGCGGCGCTGAAGCTGCCGGTGCCGGGCGCGGGCTCCGCGCAGCAGGCGGCCGCGCTGACGGTGTGGGACGGCTGGGGCGCGGTGCGGCTGCTGCGCTCCGACGACGGCAGCGGCGCGCTGCTGCTGGAGCGGCTCCGGAGCGCGGTGTCGCTGCGCTCCCTGCCGGAGGCCAAGGCGCTGCTGGAGGCGGCCGGCACGGTGCGCCGGCTGTGGGTGCCGCCCGGCGCGGGGCACCCGTTCGAGACCGTGGCCGGCCGTACGGAGGACGCGGCGGAGGCGCTGCGGACCGCCGGGGCGAACGTCCGGGCGGCCGCGCCGCTGGTGGACGAGGCGCTGGAGCTGCGCCGCGCCCTGCCGGCCGGCTCCGACGAGGAGTTCCTGCTGCACGGTGCCTTCCGGCAGGGCAAGGTGCTGGCCGGCGAGCGGGCGCCGTGGCTGGCGACCGGGCCCGCGCCGGTGGTCGGCGAGCGGGCGTACGACCTGGCGGCGCTGGTGCTGGACCGGTTCGAGGACGTGATGGCCGGCTCCGGCGCGGCCGCCGCGGCCCGCCGCCGGGTCGCCAAGCTCGCCGACGCCCTGGAGGTGGACCGCGACCGGCTGCGCGACTGGACACTCTACCGGGCGGTGGACACCGGCGTCCGTGAGGTCGCCGCCGGCGACCGTCAGCGCGGCGAACTGCTGCTGGAGTTCGCGGCCTGGCTGTAAGCGAACGCGAACGGGCCGGCCGGGGCGTTCCCCGGCCGGCCCGTTCGCGGTGACTCAGGCGCCGAGTCGCGCGACCGCTTCCTCGACCGTGAGCTCCTCGCGCTCGCCGGTGCGGCGGTCCTTGACCTCGACGACGCCCTCGCCGGCGCGACGGCCGGCGACCACGATGGTCGGAATGCCCAGCAGCTCGGCGTCGGTGAACTTCACGCCGGGCGAGACGCCGGCGCGGTCGTCGACCAGCACCCGCAGGCCCGCGGCGCCGAGCCGCTCGCCGACCTCCAGTGCGAGCTCGGTCTGCGTGGCCTTGCCGGCCGCGACGACGTGCACGTCGGCCGGCGCGATCTCGCGCGGCCAGCACAGGCCCTTGTCGTCGTGGGTCTGCTCGGCGAGCGCGGCCACCGCACGGGAGACCCCGATGCCGTACGAGCCCATGGTGACCCGCACCGGCTTGCCGTTCTGGCCGAGGACGTCGAGCTCGAAGGCGTCGGCGTACTTGCGGCCGAGCTGGAAGATGTGGCCGATCTCGATGGCGCGGTCGATCTTCAGGCCGGTGCCGCACTTCGGGCAGGGGTCACCGGGCTCGACGACGACCACGTCGAGGTAGTCGTCGACCTCGAAGTCCCGGCCCACGACGACGTTGCGGGCGTGCTTGCCCTCCTTGTTGGCGCCGGTGATCCAGGCCGTGCCGGGGGCGACGCGGGGGTCGGCGAGGTAGCGGAACGCCTTGCCGGCCAGGCCCTGCGGGCCGACGTAGCCGCGGACCAGCTCCGGGCGGTCGGTGAAGTCCTCGGCGGTGACCAGCTCGACGGTGGCCGGCGCGAGGTGCTCGCCCAGCTTGCCGAGGTCGACCTCGCGGTCGCCGGGCACGCCCACCGCGACGATCTCCCCGTCGACCTTGACCAGCAGGTTCTTCAGGGTCGCGGAGGCCGGTACGCCGAGGTGCTCGGCGAGCGTCTCGATGGTCGGGGTGTCGGGGGTGTCCAGCTCCTCGACGGGGCCGTGGGCAGCGCCGTCGGCGGGCTCGACCTTGACCGTGACGGCCTCGGTGTTGGCGGCGTAGTCGCAGCTCGGGCAGTCGACGAAGGTGTCCTCGCCGGCCGCGGCGGGCGCCAGGAACTCCTCGGAGGCGGAGCCGCCCATCGCGCCGGAGACGGCGGAGACGATGCGGTAGTCCAGGCCCAGGCGCTGGAAGATCTTCTGGTACGCCTCGCGGTGCAGCGCGTAGGACTGCGCCAGGCCCTCGTCGGTGGTGTCGAAGCTGTACGAGTCCTTCATGTGGAACTCGCGGCCGCGCAGCACGCCGGAGCGGGGGCGGGCCTCGTCGCGGTACTTGATCTGGATCTGGTAGAGGATCACCGGCAGGTCCTTGTAGGACGTGCACTGGTCCTTGACCGTGAGGGTGAAGATCTCCTCGTGGGTGGGGCCGAGGAGGTAGTCGGCGCCCTTGCGGTCCTTGAGGCGGAAGAGCAGGTCCCCGTACTCCTCCCAGCGGCCGCTGGTCTCGTAGGGCTCCTTGGGCAGCAGGGCCGGCAGCAGGACTTCCTGGCCGCCGATCGCGTCCATCTCCTCGCGCACGACGCGGGAGACGTTCTCCAGGACCTTCATGCCCAGCGGCAGCCACGTCCAGATGCCGGCGGAGGAGCGGCGGACGTACCCGGCGCGGACGAGCAGCTTGTGGCTGGCGGTCTCGGCGTCGGCCGGGTCGTCGCGCAGTGTCTTGATCATCAAGCGGGACATGCGCTGGACCTGTGCGGCGTTGGCCATGGGAGTTTCTCCTGCGTAAGAAAGGTGACTCCCTGGAGGTTAGCCGCCCGGGCGCGGCACACGGAAATGGGTTGCGGCCCGGGCGGGCGCTCAGTGGCGCTTGAGCGGCAGCGGCGCGCCCATCACGGCGTACGGCGTCGGCGCGCTCGGGAACAGCACCCGGCGGGCGATGTCGCGGTAGCCGAGCGAGCGGTACAGCGCGCGGGCCGGGCTCTCCACGTCGATGGCCGACAGGATGGAGCGCGGCTGGGTCGCCTCGTCGGTGATGCGGGTGATCAGCGACCGTCCGATGCCCCGGCCCTGGTAGGCGGGGTGGACGTGCAGCTCGGTGATGGTGAAGGAGTCGTCGAGCCAGTGGTCGATGCCCTGGCTGCGCAGGTACGGCTCGACGACGGTGGACCACCAGTGGGTGCGGTCGTTGGGCATGCCGTAGACGAAGCCGATGAGCCGGCCCGCGGGGGTGGTGGCGCCGAGGGCGCGGGCGCCGGGGCAGCCGAAGTGCCGCAGGACGATGTGCCGGCGCACGGCGATCTCGTCGTCGCTCAGTCCGAAGGCGAGCGCCTGGACGGCGAGCGCGTCGTCCACGCGGGCAGCGAGATCGAGGGGGCCGACCGCGACGTCATCCATGGTCGGAGCGTACAAGGCCGCGGGCCGGAACAGTACGCCCGCGGCGGGTCAGAACAGCACGCTCATGAACGCGCCGACCTCTTCGAAGCCCACCCTGCGGTAGGAGGCGCGGGCGGCGGTGTTGAAGTCGTTGACGTAGAGGCTGACGACCGGGGCGACATCGCTGAGCGCGTAGCGCAGCACGGCGGCCATGCCGGTCTCCGACAGGCCCTTGCCCCGGTAGGCGGGGTCGACCCAGACGCCCTGGATCTGGCAGGCCCGTTGGGTGGCGGCGCCGATCTCCGCCTTGAAGATGACCTTGCCGTCCTCGACGCGGGCGAACGAGCGGCCGGCGCCGACGAGTTCGGCGACGCGGGCCTGGTAGAGCAGACCGCCGTCGCCGGCCATCGGGGAGATGCCGACCTCCTCGGTGAACATGGCCACGCACGCCGGCATGATCAGGTCCATCTCGTTCTTGCGGATGCGCCGGACGTACGGGTCGGGGGCGATCTCGGCGGACGGTGCGGTGGTGACCATCAGGGGCTGGTGGGCGCGGATCTCGCGGGCCGGTCCCCAGGCGGGCTCCAGCAGCGACCACAGCTCGGAGGTGGGTCCGGCGGGGCCGACGATGGAGGAGCAGCGGCGGCCCTGCCGTCGGGCGCGCTCGGCGAAGCCGCGGACGGCTTCGGGGGTGGCGCAGACGGGGACGAGGTTGGCGCCGGCGTAGCAGAGGGACTCCAGGCGGCCGTCGGCGTACCAGCCCCACATCTCGCCGCCCAGCCGCCAGGGGTCGAGGCCGGCGATCTGGACGCGGGCGGCGACGAAGGCGTTGGCGACCGGGTCGCGGTCGAGCACCGCGAGCGCGTCGTCGAGTTCCCCGGGCTCGAGGACCTTGATGGCGGGGGTCGTCAGCACGTCTCGGAATGCCTCACCGGTACGGGCCTGGGAGGCCAGGCGGGAGCAGGTCCTGGCACTTTACCTCCACCCGCGCGGGAGCACCCGGCCCGCGGGGGCGGCGAACGCCGGGGAGGGGGCGGCACCGGCCGGGGAAGCCGTGAGCCCCGCGGCCCGGGGCGGGCGGCGGGGCTCGGAAGCGGTGGGCGGGCGGCTGGTCAGCCGGCGGCGGTGACGACCGGCTCGCCGGAGGCGACGCCGTCCTTCTCCATCTGCTCGGCGATCTTCAGGGCCTCTTCGATCAGGGTCTCGACGATCTTCGACTCGGGGACGGTCTTGATGACCTCGCCCTTGACGAAGATCTGGCCCTTGCCGTTGCCGGAGGCGACGCCGAGGTCGGCCTCGCGGGCCTCGCCGGGGCCGTTGACGACGCAGCCCATGACGGCGACGCGCAGCGGCACCTCCATGCCCTCCAGGCCCGCGGTGACCTCGTCGGCGAGCTTGTAGACGTCGACCTGGGCGCGGCCGCAGGACGGGCAGGAGACGATCTCCAGCCGGCGCTGGCGGAGGTTGAGCGACTCCAGGATGGAGATGCCGACCTTGACCTCCTCGGCGGGCGGCGCGGAGAGCGAGACGCGGATGGTGTCGCCGATGCCCTCGCTGAGCAGCGCGCCGAAGGCGACCGCGGACTTGATCGTGCCCTGGAAGGCGGGGCCGGCCTCGGTGACGCCGAGGTGGAGGGGGTAGTCGCACTGGGCGGCGAGCTGGCGGTAGGCGTTGACCATCACGACCGGGTCGTTGTGCTTGACCGAGATCTTGATGTCGCGGAAGCCGTGCTCCTCGAAGAGGGACGCCTCCCACAGCGCGGACTCGACCAGCGCCTCGGGGGTGGCCTTGCCGTACTTCTGCAGCAGGCGGCGGTCGAGGGAGCCGGCGTTCACGCCGATGCGGATCGGGGTGCCGGCGTCCCCGGCGGCCTTCGCGATCTCCTTGACCTTGTCGTCGAACTGCTTGATGTTGCCGGGGTTCACGCGGACCGCGGCGCAGCCGGCGTCGATGGCGGCGAAGACGTACTTCGGCTGGAAGTGGATGTCCGCGATGACCGGAATCTGAGACTTCCGGGCGATCACCGGCAGGGCGTCGGCGTCGTCCTGGGTCGGGCAGGCGACCCGGACGATCTGGCAGCCGGAGGCCGTCAGCTCGGCGATCTGCTGCAGCGTGGCGCCGATGTCGGACGTCCGCGTGGTCGTCATCGACTGCACCGAGACCGGTGCGTCTCCGCCCACGGCGACCGGACCGACGTGGATCTTGCGGCTGACCCGGCGGTCGGCCAGCTTCGTCGGTACGTCCGGCATTCCCAGTGAAATGGCAGTCATCTGGCGAGCAACCCCAAGGTGTGGATCAAGGTCCCGAATCGGCGGGCTCCGGGTTTCGAGATTACGGCACCGGTATTGCGATAGGCACATCGCGCCCCCGCGGACCCCCGAAAGAGGACGGCCGGACACCTCCAAACGCCACGGAGGTGCCCGGCCGTCGCCAAACCTTCTTTCAGGTCAATTTCACCGGATTCACCACGTCAGCGACGAGCACCAGCAGCGTGAAGCAGATGAAGATCCCGGCGACGACGTAGGCGACCGGCATGAGCTTGGCCACGTCGAAGGGGCCGGGGTCCGGCCTCCGGACGATCTTGGCGAAGGCCCGGCGGATGGCTTCCCACACGGCGCCGGCGATGTGCCCGCCGTCCAGCGGGAGCAGCGGCAGCATGTTGAACAGGAACAGCGAGAGGTTGAACCCCGCGACGAGGAAGAGCATCGTCGCGACCCGCTGCTCCGGCGGGATGTTCAGCGAGAAGACCTCACCGCCGACCCGTGCGGCGCCGACCACGCCCATCGGGGAGTCCTGCTTGCGCTCGCCGCCGTTGAAGGCCGCGTTCCACAGGTCCGGGACCTTGGCGGGCAGGTTGACCAGGGACGAGACGCCCTGCTCGACCATGTTGCCCATGCGGTCGACGGACTGGCCGAAGGACTGCTGGACGACGCCACTGGCGGGCGTGAAGCCGAGGAAGCCGGCGGTGACGAACTGCCCGGGGAGGTAGCCGCCGTGCCCGTCGGTCTTGGCGACCTTGTTCTCGATCAGGTCGGCGTGCAGCGTCCGGCGCGCGCCGTGCCGCTCGACGACCAGCGTCGCGGGCCCGGTGGTGTCGCGGATCTGCTGCTGGAGGGTGCCCCAGTCGGGGACGGCGTGCCCGTTGAACGAGACGATCTTGTCGCCGGCCCGCAGGCCCGCGGCCTTGGCCGGGGAGTCCTTGGCGCCTTGCGGGCACTTGTCGGTCTTGGCGGCGGCCGAGATGACGCAGTCCGAGACGGAGCCGACCTGGGTGGTCTGGGTGTTGATGCCGAAGCCCATCAGCACGCTCATGAAGATCACGACCGCGAGGATCAGGTTCATGAACGGCCCCGCGAACATCACGATGACGCGCTTCCACGGCTTGCGGGTGTAGAAGAGCCGCTTCTCGTCGCCGGGCTGCAGCTCCTCGAAGGCCGCCGACCGGGCGTCCTCGATCATCCCGCGGAACGGTGACGTGGAGCGGGCCTGCAGCTTTCCGTCGTCGCCGGGCGGGAACATCCCGATCATGCGGATGTAGCCGCCGAGCGGGATGGCCTTGATGCCGTACTCGGTGTCGCCCTTGCGGCGGGAGAAGATCGTCGGCCCGAAGCCCACCATGTACTGGGGCACGCGGATGCCGAACATCTTGGCCGTCGAGAGGTGGCCGAGCTCGTGCCAGGCGATGGAGAACAGCAGGCCGACGACGAAGACGACTATGCCGAGGATGGTCATCCAGGTCGTCATGCGCGAGCCTCCGAGGGTGTCCGTGCCGCACGGGCGGCCAGTTCGCGGGCGCGGGCGCGCGCCCAGGTCTCCGCTTCCAGGACGTCCGCGACGGTCAGGGAAGTTCCCCGGGCGGGCTTACCGTGTTCAGCGACCACATCGGCGACCGTATCCACAATCCCTGTGAACGGCAGTCCGCCCTTGAGGAATGCGTCAACACATTCCTCGTTCGCGGCGTTGAAGACGGCCGGCGCGGTACCGCCCAGCTCGCCGACGTGGCAGGCCAGCGGGACGGACGGGAAGGCGGACGCGTCGAGCGGGAAGAACTCCCAGGTCCGGGCCGTGGTCCAGTCCACCCCCGGGGCGGCGTCCGGGACCCGCTCGGGCCAGCCGATCCCCAGCGCGATCGGCATCCGCATGTCGGGCGGGCTGGCCTGCGCGAGGGTGGAGCCGTCGGTGAACTCCACCATCGAGTGGATGTAGGACTGCGGGTGGACGACGACCTCGATGCGGTCGAACGGGACGTCGAAGAGCAGATGCGCCTCGATGACCTCCAGGCCCTTGTTGACCAGGGTCGCGGAGTTGATGGTGACGACCGGGCCCATGGACCAGGTGGGGTGGGCCAGCGCCTGCTCGGGGGTGACCTCGGCCAGCTCGCGCTTCGTACGGCCGCGGAACGGGCCTCCGGAGGCGGTGACGACGAGCTTGCGGACCTCGGCGCGCTCGCCGCCGGCCAGGGCCTGGAAGAGCGCGGAGTGCTCGGAGTCGACGGGGATGATCTGGCCGGGCTTCGCGACGGCCTTGACCAGTGGGCCGCCGACGATCAGCGACTCCTTGTTGGCGAGCGCCAGCACCCGGCCGGCCTTCAGGGCGGCCAGGGTCGGCGCGAGGCCGATGGAGCCGGTGATGCCGTTGAGGACGGTGTGGCACTCGGAGGCGGCCAGCTCGGTGGCCGCGTCGGGGCCGGCCAGGATCTCGGGCAGCGGCTCGCCCGCGCCGTACCGCTCGGCCAGCGCCGCGCGCAGGGCCGGCAGCGCGTCCTCGCGCGCCACCGCCACAGTGTCCACCCGCAGCTGGTGCGCCTGCTCGGCCAGCAGGTCGGTCCGCCCGCCGGCGGCGGAGAGCGCGGTCACCCGGAAGCGGTCGGGGTTGCGCCGCACGATGTCGATCGCCTGGGTGCCGATCGACCCGGTGGAGCCGAGGATCACGATGCCGCGCGGGCCGTCGGGGGCGCCGGAGGCCGGCTCGAAGCGCAGGTGCGGATGGGCGAGGGAGTCCGTCATGCGGTCCATTGTGGCCGGTCGCCGGGGTGGCGTGGACACGGAGGGCGCGGAGCGGGGCCCGTACGGCGGATCTTCGCCGTACGGGCCCCGCGGCGCGCGGTCGCGGAGCGGCTCAGCGGATCGGGCGGCGGACGTTGTCCGCCCCGCTCGGGCCCGGGGTGGCGTCGGCGATCCAGGGGCCCTCGCCGCTGGGGTCGACGATGCCCTCCTCCAGCCAGGTGTAGCTGCCGTCGAGGACCCCGGAGACGACCTTGCGGTCGAGTTCGTCGGTGTTGGTCCACAGCCGGCCGAACAGCTCCTCGACCCGGATCCTGGCCTGCCGGCAGAACACGTCGGCCAGTTGCTGCGCCTCGCGGCCGTGGTCGCCGGTCTCCTGCAGGTACTCGGCGCGTACGCAGGCGGCGCTCATCGCGAACAGCTCGGCGCCGATGTCGACGATCCGGCCGAGGAAGCCCTGCTTGGTCTCCATCCGGCCCTGCCAGCGGGACATCGCGTAGAAGGTGGAGCGGGCGAGCTTGCGCGAGGTCCGCTCGACGTACCGCAGATGACCGGCCAGCCGGCCGAACTCCTGGTACGTGCGCGGGAGTTGACCGGGTCCGGCGACCAGCTTGGGCAGCCAGCGGGCGTAGAACTGGCCCGCCTTGGCGGCCGCCTTGCCCTTGTCGGCGAGGCTCTTGTCGGGGTCGATGAGGTCGCCGGCGACGGACAGATGAGCATCCACCGCCTCCCGGGCGATCAGCAGGTGCATGATCTCGGTCGAGCCCTCGAAGATCCGGTTGATGCGCATGTCGCGCAGCATCTGCTCGGCCGGTACGGCGCGTTCCCCGCGGGCGGCGAGCGAGGGGGCGGTCTCGAAGCCGCGGCCGCCGCGGATCTGGACCAGCTCGTCGGCCATCAGCCAGCCCATCTCGGAGCCGTAGAGCTTGGCGAGCGCGGCCTCGATGCGGATGTCGTTGCGGTTCTCGTCGGCCATCTGGGAGGAGAGGTCGACGACCGCTTCGAGGGCGAAGGTGGTGGCGGCGATGAAGGAGATCTTGGCGCCGACGGCCTCGTGCTTGGCGATCGGCCGGCCCCACTGCTCGCGGGCCGCGGACCACTCGCGGGCGATCTTCAGGCACCACTTGCCGGAGCCGACGCACATCGCGGGCAGCGAGAGCCGCCCGGTGTTGAGCGTGGTCAGGGCGATCTTCAGGCCGGCGCCCTCGGGGCCGATGCGGTTCGCCGCGGGGACCCGGACCCGGTGGAAGCGGGTGACGCCGTTCTCCAGGCCGCGCAGGCCCATGAAGGCGTTGCGGTTCTCGACCGTGATGCCGGCCGAGTCGGCCTCGACGACGAAGGCGGTGATGCCGCCCTTGTGGCCGTCGGAGGCGGGTACCCGCGCCATGACCACCAGCAGGTCGGCGACCACGCCGTTGGTGGTCCACAGTTTCACCCCGTCGAGGACGTAGTCCTCGCCGTCCGGCACGGCGGTGGTCGCGAGCCGGGCCGGGTCCGAGCCGACGTCGGGCTCGGTCAGCAGGAACGCCGAGATGTCCGTACGGGCCAGCCGCGGCAGGAAGGTCTCCTTCTGCTGCTGGGTGCCGAACAGCTTCAGCGGCTGCGGCACACCGATCGACTGGTGCGCGGAGAGCAGCGCGCCGACGGCGGGGCTGGCGGAGCCGACCAGCGACAGGGCGCGGTTGTAGTAGACCTGGGTGAGCCCGAGGCCGCCGTACTTCGGGTCGATCTTCATGCCGAGCGCACCGAGATCCTTGAGCCCGTCGACGACCTCGTCCGGGATCTGTCCCTCACGCTCGATCCGGGCGCCGTCGATCTCCGTCTCGCAGAACTCCCGCAGCGTGGCGAGGAACTTCTCGCCGCGGCGCACGTCATCGATCGCCGGCGTGGGGTGCGGATGGATGAGGTCGAGCCGGAAGCGCCCCAGGAACAGCTCCTTGGCGAAGCTGGGCTTGCGCCAGTCCTGCTCACGGGCCGCCTCGGCGACCTGGCGTGCTTCGCGCTCGGAGACGTTGCGGATGGATGGAGCGGTCATCAGGAGCTCACCTCGCCGCGGAATCGGGAGTTCTGCGCCGGCGGGCCGGTCGGGCCGCTGGAACAGCGCTAC
The sequence above is a segment of the Streptomyces lydicus genome. Coding sequences within it:
- a CDS encoding acyl-CoA dehydrogenase family protein; protein product: MTAPSIRNVSEREARQVAEAAREQDWRKPSFAKELFLGRFRLDLIHPHPTPAIDDVRRGEKFLATLREFCETEIDGARIEREGQIPDEVVDGLKDLGALGMKIDPKYGGLGLTQVYYNRALSLVGSASPAVGALLSAHQSIGVPQPLKLFGTQQQKETFLPRLARTDISAFLLTEPDVGSDPARLATTAVPDGEDYVLDGVKLWTTNGVVADLLVVMARVPASDGHKGGITAFVVEADSAGITVENRNAFMGLRGLENGVTRFHRVRVPAANRIGPEGAGLKIALTTLNTGRLSLPAMCVGSGKWCLKIAREWSAAREQWGRPIAKHEAVGAKISFIAATTFALEAVVDLSSQMADENRNDIRIEAALAKLYGSEMGWLMADELVQIRGGRGFETAPSLAARGERAVPAEQMLRDMRINRIFEGSTEIMHLLIAREAVDAHLSVAGDLIDPDKSLADKGKAAAKAGQFYARWLPKLVAGPGQLPRTYQEFGRLAGHLRYVERTSRKLARSTFYAMSRWQGRMETKQGFLGRIVDIGAELFAMSAACVRAEYLQETGDHGREAQQLADVFCRQARIRVEELFGRLWTNTDELDRKVVSGVLDGSYTWLEEGIVDPSGEGPWIADATPGPSGADNVRRPIR